Proteins from one Candidatus Omnitrophota bacterium genomic window:
- a CDS encoding type II secretion system F family protein, producing MPTYKYYARTRQSESKEGFIDVAGEDELVNALQAQGLVLVDFHKTEKTDKPSLAAVKHVKMHPGVKLDDLITMAKQLQALLGSGITLLRSFEIISLQIQSKRLYDCVESIKADISAGSSLKSALEKHPKVFSNLWVNIVETGEATGQLPFALEQLVTYLESSSSLQRKIKSALVYPMIVLCVAACAVIVFIVKVIPMFAGIYSGFGAQLPAFTQAVFDVCLSIKRYLVFFVVAVILAVFGLRYYASTHEGRRRIDLILLNVFLIGDIIKQVAAVRFASGLNMLIKSGTPILHALDITIETAGNIIVKEMLQVVKENVREGRSMAEPLIKCGIFPEMLAHMVAVGEESGELANMLDSAAKFYGERVDATVVRFATMFEPMLIVVIGAVVGTLIIAMFLPIFGISSAMSS from the coding sequence ATGCCTACTTATAAATATTATGCCAGGACAAGGCAATCCGAGTCCAAGGAAGGTTTTATTGATGTTGCCGGCGAAGACGAACTGGTAAACGCTCTTCAGGCCCAGGGGCTTGTGCTTGTTGATTTTCATAAAACTGAAAAAACAGATAAACCTTCCCTTGCCGCGGTCAAACACGTTAAGATGCATCCGGGCGTGAAACTGGACGACCTTATTACAATGGCAAAACAGCTTCAGGCGCTTCTCGGTTCAGGTATTACCCTGCTTAGAAGCTTTGAGATAATCAGCCTTCAGATACAGAGTAAAAGGCTTTATGACTGCGTTGAATCAATCAAGGCGGATATATCCGCGGGCAGCAGCCTGAAGTCCGCTTTGGAAAAACACCCAAAGGTATTTTCTAACCTTTGGGTAAACATCGTTGAGACCGGTGAGGCGACAGGCCAACTGCCGTTCGCTCTTGAACAGCTTGTAACCTATCTTGAATCATCGTCTTCTTTACAGAGAAAGATCAAGAGCGCGCTCGTATATCCTATGATAGTCCTTTGTGTGGCCGCCTGCGCCGTTATTGTGTTCATTGTAAAGGTAATACCTATGTTTGCCGGTATCTATTCCGGTTTTGGCGCCCAGCTTCCTGCTTTTACGCAGGCTGTGTTTGATGTCTGCCTTAGTATCAAGCGGTATCTGGTATTTTTCGTTGTTGCTGTAATTCTTGCGGTATTTGGCCTGCGTTATTATGCCAGTACCCATGAAGGCCGCAGGCGCATTGATTTGATATTGCTGAATGTGTTTTTAATAGGCGATATTATTAAGCAGGTTGCGGCTGTAAGATTTGCTTCGGGCCTTAATATGCTTATAAAAAGCGGAACGCCGATTTTGCACGCGCTTGACATAACTATTGAAACGGCAGGGAATATTATTGTAAAGGAAATGCTGCAGGTCGTTAAAGAGAATGTCCGGGAAGGCAGGTCAATGGCAGAGCCTTTGATAAAATGCGGGATATTCCCGGAGATGCTCGCGCATATGGTTGCCGTAGGCGAGGAATCAGGAGAACTTGCCAATATGCTTGATAGTGCTGCTAAATTTTACGGTGAAAGGGTAGATGCCACTGTTGTTAGGTTCGCTACCATGTTTGAGCCCATGCTTATAGTGGTAATTGGCGCCGTGGTCGGGACACTGATAATAGCCATGTTTTTACCCATATTCGGTATTTCAAGCGCTATGAGCAGTTGA
- a CDS encoding prepilin-type N-terminal cleavage/methylation domain-containing protein, which produces MLRKKGFTLIEVLIVIIILGILATLAMPQFAGLAKRAYFAEAWTGLSSMRTAMELYKQENGNYAGATVANIPFTTPTGAVFAYSIASVDATNYNLLATGSGKASGLTAWVTEDGDKGNAGA; this is translated from the coding sequence ATGCTGCGTAAAAAGGGTTTTACTCTGATAGAGGTTTTGATCGTAATTATTATTTTAGGCATACTCGCCACCTTAGCCATGCCTCAATTCGCGGGCCTGGCAAAAAGGGCCTATTTTGCCGAGGCCTGGACAGGGCTTAGCTCAATGAGGACTGCCATGGAGTTATACAAGCAGGAAAACGGAAACTATGCCGGAGCCACTGTAGCCAATATACCTTTTACCACTCCGACAGGCGCCGTGTTCGCTTATTCCATAGCCAGTGTTGACGCGACCAATTATAATCTATTAGCCACCGGAAGCGGTAAGGCATCAGGCCTTACGGCATGGGTGACAGAGGACGGCGACAAAGGAAATGCGGGAGCTTGA
- a CDS encoding prepilin-type N-terminal cleavage/methylation domain-containing protein, whose amino-acid sequence MLRKKGFTLIEVLIVIIILGILATLAMPQFAGLAKRAYFAEAWTGLSSMRTAMELYKQENGNYAGATVANIPFTTPTGAVFAYSIASVDATNYNLLATGSGKASGLTAWVTEDGDKGNAGA is encoded by the coding sequence ATGCTGCGTAAAAAGGGTTTTACTCTGATAGAGGTTTTGATCGTAATTATTATTTTAGGCATACTCGCCACCTTAGCCATGCCTCAATTCGCGGGCCTGGCAAAAAGGGCCTATTTTGCCGAGGCCTGGACAGGGCTTAGCTCAATGAGGACTGCCATGGAGTTATACAAGCAGGAAAACGGAAACTATGCCGGAGCCACTGTAGCCAATATACCTTTTACCACTCCGACAGGCGCCGTGTTCGCTTATTCCATAGCCAGTGTTGACGCGACCAATTATAATCTATTAGCCACCGGAAGCGGTAAGGCATCAGGCCTTACGGCATGGGTGACAGAGGACGGCGACAAAGGAAATGCCGGAGCTTAA